ATACGGTGTTACGAGGTGAGGGCACGATGACGCCGAGTGGCGGCCGACGCCGGACGGCGGCGATAGTTCTCGTTACCGCACTCGTCGTTTCGGGAGCGGGCGTCGTCGTGACCGGCGCACCATCCTCCGCCGACGAGTCCGCCGCGCTTCAGGAGACGACCACGACGGCGGAGCCAACAGCGAGCGTTTCGCTCGAAAATCTCTCGTCGCCCGAACGAGTCAGCGCCGGAACGAACTACACCGTCTCGGCGACCGTCGTCAACCGGGGCGACGAACTGGTCACGGAGCAGGTCAGCTACCGAATCACCGGCAACGTCATCGCGGCGACGTTCGTTGACGTACCCGCCAACGAGACGAGACCGGTGCAGTTCAACGTCACGGGAGAGGACACCGCCGGGTTCCCCGCGGGGACGTTCACCCACGGCGTGTTCGTCGGCGACGCCGCGGTAACTGCCAACCTGACGCTGGTAAACGAGACTGCCGAGACCACGACCGAGGCGACACCCGCAGAGAACGAGACGACCATCACGTTCGAGCGCCAGACCTCGAACGGGAGCGCGGTCACCGTGCAGTCGGTAACCATTCCGGAAGGCGGCTTCGTCGTCGTTCACGACAACGGCGTCGTCGAGGGAGAAGTCGTCGAGAGCATCCTCGGCGTCTCCGACTACGTGGAACCGGGCGCACAGGAGAACGTGACGGTGGAACTCGACCCGTCGCTCACCCAGTCTCAGCAACTCGTCGCAATCGCGTACCGCGATTCGAACGACAATCAGGAGTTCGACTTGGTGACCTCAAACCGGACGGCCGACGGGCCGTACACCCAGCCGGATTCGAGGGAAGCGGTCAACGGAATCGCCGTCGTGGACGTGACCGACGGATCGACCAACGAAACGACCGACGGAACAAGTAACGAGACGACTCAGGCCTAACGGCTCAGTCGTCGCCCGCGGCGGCCTCGGTCGCGCCTTCTTGGGCTTCGAGTTCGGCGGTTTCGAGGTAGTCGTCGGCGTCGAGTGCGGCCTTACAGCCCATGCCCGCGGCGGTCACGGCCTGCTGGTAGTGGTAGTCCA
This genomic stretch from Halorussus pelagicus harbors:
- a CDS encoding DUF7282 domain-containing protein translates to MTPSGGRRRTAAIVLVTALVVSGAGVVVTGAPSSADESAALQETTTTAEPTASVSLENLSSPERVSAGTNYTVSATVVNRGDELVTEQVSYRITGNVIAATFVDVPANETRPVQFNVTGEDTAGFPAGTFTHGVFVGDAAVTANLTLVNETAETTTEATPAENETTITFERQTSNGSAVTVQSVTIPEGGFVVVHDNGVVEGEVVESILGVSDYVEPGAQENVTVELDPSLTQSQQLVAIAYRDSNDNQEFDLVTSNRTADGPYTQPDSREAVNGIAVVDVTDGSTNETTDGTSNETTQA